GGAAGAACTCTCGAAGATGTATGCCAAACGTCTGCAAACGGGGGATGCGAACGCGCTCGAGACGAATAAGATTAATCTGGAATTGTTGAACGTCAAGACGGAAACGTCGCTGAACGAAACGGCACTTCGCAATAAGTTGCAGGAACTGAACACGCTGAACGGGAATATTCCGGTGGTTTTCGAGGAAAATCAATACCCGTCTGTGCCTTTCCCGTCCGACTATCAGATTCTGAAATCCGAAATAATGTCCGCAGACCGCACGTTGATGGCTCTCGGCAACGAAAGTTTGGTTGCCCGCAAACAGATTGCCGTCAATAAGTCGCAGTGGTTGCCGAAACTGGAGCTGGGTTATCGACGGAATACGGAAACGGGAGTACCGTTCAATGGCGTGGTAGTCGGTTTTTCTTTCCCGCTCTTCGAGAACCGGAATAAAGTGAAGATTGCCAAAGCGCAGGCGCTGAATATCGACTTACAAAAGGATAACGCAACATTGCAGGTGGAATCCGAACTGGCACAGCTTTACCGCGAAGCCAAAGCACTGCACGCTTCGATGGAAGAATACAGCAAGACTTTCCAGTCACAACAAGACCTGGCATTGCTGAAGCAGGCGTTGACCGGCGGACAAATAAGCATGATTGAGTACTTCGTAGAAGTATCTGTAATCTACCAAAGCCACCAGAACTATCTGCAACTGGAAAATCAGTATCAGAAGGCAATGGCACGGATTTACAAGAGTAAACTATAACGTTTTTATCTCATCCGGTAAATATCCGCTGCGGATACGCC
The DNA window shown above is from Bacteroides faecium and carries:
- a CDS encoding TolC family protein → MKRIIMIGSLAATAFFALTGSMQAQSSIDQVLKNIETNNKELQANGQLIQSQKLEAKTDNNLPDPTLSYAHLWGSKDKSETIGELVVSQSFDFPSLYVTRNKLNRLKAGAYDSQADVFRQEKLLLAKELCLDIIMLRQQKNILEERLRNAEELSKMYAKRLQTGDANALETNKINLELLNVKTETSLNETALRNKLQELNTLNGNIPVVFEENQYPSVPFPSDYQILKSEIMSADRTLMALGNESLVARKQIAVNKSQWLPKLELGYRRNTETGVPFNGVVVGFSFPLFENRNKVKIAKAQALNIDLQKDNATLQVESELAQLYREAKALHASMEEYSKTFQSQQDLALLKQALTGGQISMIEYFVEVSVIYQSHQNYLQLENQYQKAMARIYKSKL